The following are encoded together in the Equus quagga isolate Etosha38 chromosome 15, UCLA_HA_Equagga_1.0, whole genome shotgun sequence genome:
- the LOC124227073 gene encoding olfactory receptor 2G3-like → MEHNNKTSGGDFILLGFSDQPQLEVLLFVVVLISYLLTLMGNTTIILVSCLDSKLHTPMYFFLTNLSFLDLCFTTSIVPQLLWNLKGPTKTITLTGCAIQLYVSLSLGSTECVLLTIMAFDRYVAVCRPLNYTAVMHPSFCKVLAGIAWLSGVGNTLIQGTITLRLPRCGHHHLHHFLCEVPAMIKLACVDIHANEVQLFVATLVLLLLPMALILVSYGLILHSVVKINSIQAWRKALGTCGSHILVVSLFFGTSSAIYIQPKRSYGHSQGKFLTLFYTIITPTLNPLIYTLRNKDVKGALRRLLRKEQNY, encoded by the coding sequence ATGGAACACAACAATAAAACGTCTGGGGGAGATTTTATTTTGCTTGGATTCTCAGACCAGCCCCAATTGGAAGTCCTCCTTTTTGTGGTAGTTTTGATATCCTACCTTCTGACCCTCATGGGCAACACAACCATCATCCTGGTCTCCTGTCTGGACTCCAAACTCCACACACCGATGTATTTCTTCCTCACAAATCTCTCCTTTCTTGACCTTTGCTTCACTACCAGCATTGTCCCCCAGCTATTGTGGAACCTGAAGGGACCAACCAAGACCATTACACTGACTGGCTGTGCCATACAACTGTATGTTTCCCTCTCATTGGGTTCTACAGAATGTGTTCTCCTTACGATCATGGCATTTGACCGCTATGTAGCAGTCTGCAGACCTCTCAATTACACTGCTGTCATGCACCCTTCATTTTGCAAGGTCTTAGCAGGAATAGCATGGCTAAGTGGAGTAGGAAACACTCTCATCCAAGGAACTATCACCCTTCGGCTTCCTCGATGTGGACATCACCATCTGCACCACTTCTTATGTGAAGTGCCCGCCATGATCAAGTTGGCGTGTGTTGACATCCATGCAAATGAAGTCCAGCTTTTTGTGGCCACATTagttctcctccttcttcctatgGCATTGATCTTGGTCTCCTATGGATTAATTTTGCACTCAGtggtaaaaattaactcaatacaAGCTTGGCGCAAGGCCCTAGGGACATGTGGTTCCCATATACTAGTGGTGTCTCTTTTCTTTGGGACCAGCTCAGCCATATACATTCAACCAAAGAGATCCTATGGCCATAGCCAGGGAAAGTTCCTTACACTCTTTTACACCATCATAACTCCCACCCTCAACCCCCTCATATATACTctgaggaacaaggatgtgaaaGGAGCCCTGAGGAGATTgctgagaaaagaacaaaactactga